Proteins from a single region of Geoalkalibacter sp.:
- a CDS encoding redoxin domain-containing protein, protein MEGHQRNLYLYDRFNARVAGVSRDQVATLEFWAKDLGLTFPLFSNPIGHLGIWFGALRQGYPMFNRTTVIIDKWGVIRYMRDGSPDYHEILRVLKQLHGEEAGR, encoded by the coding sequence ATGGAGGGTCATCAGAGAAATCTATATCTCTATGACCGCTTCAACGCCCGCGTGGCGGGCGTCAGTCGTGACCAGGTGGCGACCCTGGAATTCTGGGCCAAGGATCTGGGCCTGACCTTTCCGCTGTTTTCCAATCCCATCGGTCATCTGGGGATCTGGTTCGGGGCCTTGCGCCAGGGCTATCCCATGTTCAACCGCACCACGGTGATCATCGACAAATGGGGGGTGATCCGCTACATGCGCGACGGTTCGCCCGACTATCACGAAATTCTCCGGGTGCTCAAGCAGCTGCATGGCGAGGAGGCCGGGCGATGA
- a CDS encoding ABC transporter ATP-binding protein, whose translation MAYGDLIIQQDLCFEIRRGAIFIIMGGSGCGKSTLLRHLVGLQKPAAGRVYHGERCFWELDDVQRERLMRGFGILYQSGALWSSLTLAENVALPLREYTRLGSGEIAELVEFKLALVGLAGFGGYYPAQISGGMRKRAGLARALALDPEILFFDEPSAGLDPVSAARLDELILELRDSLGATVVVVTHELASIFAIGDDSIFLDAESKTLIARGDPKILRDQCPEPQVREFLSRGAEKGLP comes from the coding sequence ATGGCCTATGGGGATCTGATCATCCAGCAGGACTTGTGTTTCGAGATCCGGCGCGGCGCGATTTTCATCATCATGGGCGGCTCGGGCTGCGGCAAGAGCACGCTGCTGCGCCATCTGGTCGGCTTGCAGAAACCGGCGGCGGGGCGGGTCTACCACGGCGAGCGCTGCTTCTGGGAGCTCGATGATGTGCAGCGCGAGCGTCTCATGCGCGGCTTCGGCATTCTCTATCAGAGCGGGGCCCTGTGGAGTTCCCTGACCCTGGCGGAAAACGTCGCCCTGCCCCTGCGCGAATACACGCGCCTGGGCTCCGGCGAGATCGCGGAGCTGGTGGAATTCAAGCTGGCCCTGGTGGGATTGGCGGGCTTCGGCGGCTACTATCCGGCGCAGATCAGCGGCGGCATGCGCAAGCGCGCGGGCCTTGCGCGCGCATTGGCCCTGGATCCCGAGATTCTGTTTTTCGACGAACCTTCGGCGGGTCTCGATCCGGTGAGCGCGGCACGCCTGGATGAACTGATTCTCGAGCTGCGCGACAGCCTAGGCGCCACCGTGGTGGTGGTGACCCATGAGCTGGCGAGCATTTTCGCCATCGGCGACGACTCCATCTTTCTCGACGCCGAGAGCAAGACCCTCATCGCCCGCGGCGATCCCAAGATCCTGCGCGACCAGTGCCCCGAGCCGCAGGTGCGCGAGTTTCTCAGCCGCGGCGCGGAGAAAGGACTCCCATGA
- a CDS encoding MFS transporter, which yields MPLSRMLLWRLFAPFAFAYFLSYLFRTVNAVIAPDLVAELRLDPAALGLLTSAYFLAFAAFQLPLGLLLDRFGARRVEATLLLLAAGGALLFAQAQSLGTLLVARALIGLGVSACLMAAFQAFRQWLPAERLPLANGVQMVAGGLGALAATAPVEAALRLTDWRGVFVLLGLLTLAASLALFVAVPDGVRSGPRETLSEQLRGLGGILRSATFWRIAPWACAGQAAYLSIQGLWAGPWLREVGGYDREGAALVLLLIAAAMTLGYFFFGALAERLGRRGIAPMRVAAAGMAAFMLAQALLILPVGLPPLPLWLLFGFCGTACILPYAALSQQFPAHLAGRVNTSLNLLVFSAAFAVQWGIGAVVGLWPQTPGGLSSPAGFAAAFSLVLVLQVLAALWYLRPRP from the coding sequence ATGCCCCTGTCCAGAATGTTGCTGTGGCGGCTGTTTGCGCCCTTTGCCTTCGCCTATTTTCTGTCCTATCTGTTTCGCACCGTCAATGCCGTCATCGCCCCCGATCTGGTGGCCGAGCTGCGTCTGGATCCCGCCGCCCTGGGTCTGCTGACCTCGGCTTATTTTCTGGCCTTTGCCGCCTTTCAGTTGCCCCTGGGGCTTTTGCTGGATCGCTTCGGCGCGCGCCGCGTGGAGGCGACGCTGCTGCTGCTGGCCGCGGGGGGCGCCCTGCTCTTCGCTCAGGCGCAAAGCCTCGGCACGTTGCTCGTCGCGCGCGCCCTCATCGGCTTGGGGGTGTCGGCCTGCCTGATGGCGGCTTTCCAGGCCTTTCGCCAGTGGCTGCCCGCCGAGCGGCTGCCTCTGGCCAACGGCGTGCAGATGGTGGCGGGCGGCCTGGGGGCCCTGGCCGCCACCGCGCCGGTGGAGGCCGCGCTGCGCCTCACGGACTGGCGCGGGGTGTTTGTGCTGCTGGGGCTGCTCACCCTGGCGGCGTCGCTGGCGCTGTTTGTCGCGGTTCCCGACGGCGTTCGTTCTGGTCCGCGCGAAACCCTGAGTGAACAGTTGCGCGGCTTGGGCGGGATCCTGCGCAGCGCGACCTTCTGGCGCATCGCGCCCTGGGCCTGCGCCGGACAGGCGGCCTATCTGAGCATTCAGGGGCTTTGGGCGGGGCCCTGGTTGCGTGAGGTGGGCGGCTATGATCGGGAAGGCGCGGCGCTGGTGCTGCTGCTCATCGCCGCAGCCATGACCCTGGGCTATTTCTTTTTCGGCGCCCTCGCCGAGCGCCTCGGCCGGCGCGGCATCGCGCCCATGCGGGTGGCCGCGGCGGGCATGGCCGCCTTCATGCTGGCGCAAGCGCTGCTCATCCTGCCCGTCGGCCTGCCTCCCCTGCCCCTCTGGCTGCTCTTCGGTTTTTGCGGCACCGCCTGCATTCTGCCCTATGCCGCCCTTTCCCAGCAATTTCCCGCGCATTTGGCGGGGCGCGTCAACACCAGCCTCAACCTCTTGGTGTTCAGCGCCGCCTTCGCCGTCCAGTGGGGCATCGGCGCCGTCGTCGGGCTTTGGCCGCAAACGCCTGGCGGCCTGTCCTCGCCCGCGGGCTTTGCCGCGGCCTTCTCCCTGGTGCTCGTCTTGCAGGTGCTCGCCGCCCTCTGGTATCTGCGCCCGCGCCCCTAA
- a CDS encoding MlaD family protein: MSKKANPALVGAFVLGALALVVTAVIIFGGGHFFRPTERYMLYFEGSVKGLNVGAPVMFRGVQVGSVVEIRIEFDESDLSFRIPVTIEVLPDRFTQVCCENQGTNRPLEIGTQEFIDLMVAQGLRAQLQSQSFVTGQLLVLIDLFPERPPRFAEVETPYPQLPTIPSGFEELTRTLEELPLAEIAHKLVATLEGIEQFVRSPQLGETLRGVGETLEEVKNLVGGMEGRLDRADRELSATLKTTRDLLTHLDGRLQPLADQWGQTAQAGQEALEETRRVMAALGETLGEESLLHVQLERALGELAGAARALRDLSEYLERHPDALLRGKGGTSP; this comes from the coding sequence ATGAGCAAAAAGGCCAATCCAGCCCTGGTCGGCGCCTTCGTGCTGGGGGCCCTGGCCCTGGTGGTCACGGCGGTGATCATTTTCGGCGGCGGCCATTTCTTTCGCCCCACCGAGCGCTACATGCTCTATTTCGAGGGCTCGGTCAAGGGCCTCAACGTGGGCGCGCCGGTGATGTTTCGCGGCGTGCAGGTCGGCAGCGTGGTCGAGATCCGCATCGAGTTCGACGAGAGCGACCTGTCCTTTCGCATTCCCGTGACCATCGAGGTGCTGCCCGACCGCTTCACCCAGGTGTGCTGCGAGAACCAGGGAACCAACCGGCCCCTGGAGATCGGCACCCAGGAGTTCATCGACCTGATGGTGGCCCAAGGCCTGCGCGCCCAGTTGCAGTCGCAGAGCTTCGTCACCGGCCAGTTGCTGGTGCTCATCGATCTCTTTCCCGAACGTCCGCCCCGCTTCGCCGAGGTCGAAACCCCTTATCCGCAACTGCCGACCATTCCCTCGGGCTTCGAGGAACTCACCCGAACCCTGGAGGAATTGCCGCTGGCCGAGATCGCCCACAAGCTGGTCGCGACCCTGGAGGGGATCGAACAGTTCGTGCGGTCGCCGCAACTGGGCGAGACCCTGCGCGGCGTCGGCGAAACCCTGGAGGAAGTCAAAAACCTGGTGGGCGGCATGGAAGGGCGGCTGGACCGCGCCGATCGGGAACTGAGCGCGACCCTGAAAACCACGCGCGACCTGTTGACCCATCTGGACGGCCGGCTGCAGCCCCTCGCGGACCAATGGGGACAAACCGCCCAGGCCGGGCAGGAGGCCCTGGAGGAAACCCGCCGCGTCATGGCGGCCCTAGGCGAAACCCTGGGCGAGGAATCCCTGCTGCACGTCCAGTTGGAACGCGCCCTGGGCGAACTGGCGGGGGCGGCGCGCGCCCTGCGCGATCTGAGCGAATACCTCGAACGTCATCCCGACGCGCTGTTGCGCGGCAAAGGAGGCACCAGCCCATGA
- a CDS encoding MlaE family ABC transporter permease — protein sequence MAPSAPSAPPPAQLSWRREDDLLIIALSGTWTTDQALPSLQTLSEALAQAPREVVLRAEELGAWDSRLPVFVRRIAAACAAQGVSCRREGLPRGVQRLLELAEAVPERAGTRRDEQRASLLHELGMGALLWKRKSVDNLVFFGEVSFSLLRLAGGRARFRASDLLMHVQEAGIAALPIVTLISLLVGVILAFIGAVQLRQFGAEIYIANAVGLGMARDMGAMMTGILMAGRTGAAYAAQLGSMQVNEEIDALRTFGVPPMDFLVLPRLIALVLMVPLLTIYADLMGILGGALVGVGLFDLPLTQYYQQTINSVPLVHFAAGLIKAAVYGAIVAVAGCLRGMQCGRSASAVGEATTAAVVSAIIWIIVANAVLTVAYHVLGI from the coding sequence ATGGCTCCGAGCGCCCCGTCCGCGCCGCCGCCCGCGCAACTCAGCTGGCGGCGCGAGGACGATCTTCTGATCATCGCCCTCTCCGGCACCTGGACGACCGACCAGGCCCTGCCCTCCCTGCAGACGCTCAGCGAGGCCCTGGCGCAGGCGCCGCGCGAGGTGGTGCTGCGCGCCGAGGAGCTGGGCGCCTGGGACAGCCGCCTGCCGGTTTTTGTCCGGCGGATCGCCGCCGCCTGCGCCGCGCAGGGCGTGAGCTGTCGCCGCGAGGGCCTGCCGCGCGGCGTGCAGCGCCTGCTCGAACTGGCCGAGGCGGTTCCCGAGCGGGCGGGCACGCGCCGCGACGAGCAACGCGCCTCCCTGCTGCACGAGCTCGGCATGGGCGCGCTCTTGTGGAAGCGCAAGAGCGTCGACAACCTGGTTTTCTTCGGCGAGGTCAGCTTCAGCCTGCTGCGCCTGGCGGGGGGACGGGCGCGCTTTCGCGCCTCGGATCTGCTCATGCACGTGCAGGAGGCGGGCATCGCCGCGCTGCCCATCGTCACCCTCATCAGCTTGCTGGTGGGCGTGATCCTGGCCTTTATCGGCGCGGTGCAGCTGCGCCAGTTCGGCGCCGAAATCTACATCGCCAACGCCGTGGGTCTGGGGATGGCGCGCGACATGGGCGCCATGATGACCGGCATTCTCATGGCCGGGCGCACCGGCGCGGCCTACGCCGCGCAACTGGGCAGCATGCAGGTCAACGAGGAGATCGACGCCCTGCGCACCTTCGGCGTGCCGCCCATGGATTTTCTGGTGCTGCCGCGCCTCATCGCCCTGGTGCTGATGGTGCCGCTGCTCACGATATACGCCGACCTCATGGGCATCCTCGGCGGGGCGCTGGTCGGCGTGGGGCTCTTCGACCTGCCCCTGACCCAGTATTACCAGCAGACCATCAATTCCGTGCCCCTGGTGCATTTCGCCGCCGGGCTGATCAAGGCCGCGGTGTACGGAGCGATCGTCGCCGTGGCCGGCTGCCTGCGCGGCATGCAGTGCGGTCGCAGCGCGTCCGCGGTGGGCGAAGCCACCACGGCCGCGGTGGTCTCGGCGATCATCTGGATCATCGTCGCCAACGCCGTCCTCACGGTGGCCTACCATGTGCTCGGTATTTAA
- a CDS encoding BPSL1445 family SYLF domain-containing lipoprotein: MCKSSLWRMFFVVVLLSALVLPPSSQNVAAATAREIDTSVDVTLERFYKDVDGAREFAATAKGLLVLPGVKKAAFVVGGEYGEGALRVKGRTVDYYNIIAASYGLQIGAQSKDMIIAFMTEEALAKFRAGQGWEAGVDGNIAIIDIGGGHRLDTSTIKDPIVAFVFDVKGLMADVSLRGSKFTKLDKSKD, encoded by the coding sequence ATGTGTAAATCTTCTTTATGGCGGATGTTTTTCGTCGTAGTGCTGCTGAGCGCCCTGGTGCTGCCGCCGAGCTCGCAGAACGTCGCGGCGGCCACGGCGCGGGAGATCGACACCAGCGTCGATGTCACTCTCGAGCGCTTTTATAAGGATGTGGACGGAGCGCGGGAATTCGCGGCCACGGCCAAGGGCTTGCTGGTGCTGCCCGGGGTGAAGAAGGCGGCCTTCGTGGTCGGGGGCGAATACGGGGAAGGGGCGCTGCGCGTCAAGGGGCGCACCGTCGATTACTACAACATCATCGCGGCCTCCTACGGCCTGCAGATCGGCGCCCAATCCAAGGATATGATCATCGCCTTCATGACCGAGGAGGCCCTTGCCAAATTCCGCGCCGGCCAGGGCTGGGAAGCCGGGGTGGACGGCAATATCGCCATCATCGACATCGGCGGCGGCCACCGCCTGGACACCAGCACCATCAAGGATCCCATCGTCGCCTTCGTTTTTGACGTCAAGGGCCTGATGGCCGATGTGTCCCTGCGCGGCTCCAAATTCACCAAGCTCGACAAGAGCAAGGATTAG
- a CDS encoding PqiC family protein, with translation MTKASLPAPWPLLILLALLTLPAGCLSLGEGTRQSTRFFTLAALENAPLPNLDRQAPPLHPGLGPLRFPAYLDRPQLVTRRSAHELQVADFSRWAEPLNENFARALAANLGALLGQTKIEIFPWPRALAVSHQIRLDIQRFDSGPDQLARLQVNWDIVTQKGGPPVVSRQSEFHAQVAGTDAEAVVAALSATVAALSREIAAALVALPAAGSSE, from the coding sequence ATGACCAAGGCTTCACTCCCGGCTCCCTGGCCGCTGCTGATTCTTCTGGCCCTGCTGACCCTGCCCGCCGGCTGCCTGTCCCTCGGCGAGGGAACCCGGCAGAGCACGCGTTTTTTCACCTTGGCCGCCCTGGAAAACGCCCCCCTGCCGAACCTGGACCGACAAGCGCCCCCCTTGCATCCGGGCCTGGGTCCGCTGCGCTTTCCGGCCTATCTCGACCGGCCGCAATTGGTGACGCGCCGCAGCGCCCATGAATTGCAGGTCGCCGATTTTTCCCGCTGGGCCGAGCCCCTCAACGAAAACTTCGCCCGCGCCCTGGCCGCCAACCTCGGCGCGCTGCTCGGCCAAACCAAAATCGAAATCTTTCCCTGGCCGCGCGCCCTGGCCGTCAGCCATCAGATCCGCCTGGACATCCAGCGCTTCGACAGCGGGCCCGATCAGCTGGCACGCCTTCAGGTCAACTGGGACATCGTCACGCAAAAAGGCGGCCCACCCGTGGTGAGCCGCCAGTCGGAATTCCATGCCCAGGTCGCGGGGACGGACGCCGAGGCGGTGGTGGCGGCGCTGAGCGCCACGGTCGCCGCCCTGAGTCGCGAGATCGCCGCGGCGCTGGTGGCGCTGCCCGCCGCCGGGTCGTCAGAGTAA
- a CDS encoding ADP-ribosylglycohydrolase family protein, with amino-acid sequence MTLDRLHDRAVGALMGAFIGEALGVGPHWYYDLEELRRDYGPWISGYTAPLPHRYHAGLKAGELSQAGFILALTLRSLVERGGYDEADFCRRLDEELFPLLDGTPVAGPGGYTSQSIREAWRRRVQQQLPWGQTGGHADTTEAIERTLAIAVRYARHPAQLAEAVASNTLLTQSDETVVSMTVAFGAVLGLLVQGHALDGRISGKLMDLVSSGALPFHAVTRAGLQPPRPGDPDPPRAGRFASPDALLSPSYMARAAADPEIRIEPAWKVSLVYGMPCAIYHQLPAAYYLAARFRDDFEAAVLHAINGGGQNQARALLTGALVGAQTGVNGIPARFLDGLMEGERLHALAQELAARV; translated from the coding sequence ATGACTCTTGACCGACTGCACGACCGCGCCGTCGGCGCGCTGATGGGCGCCTTTATCGGCGAGGCCCTGGGCGTGGGGCCGCACTGGTACTACGATCTGGAGGAGCTGCGCCGCGATTACGGGCCCTGGATCAGCGGCTACACCGCGCCGCTGCCGCATCGTTATCATGCCGGGCTCAAGGCCGGGGAGCTGTCCCAGGCGGGATTCATCCTCGCCCTGACGCTTCGCTCGCTGGTGGAGCGCGGCGGCTATGACGAGGCCGATTTCTGCCGGCGTCTCGACGAGGAGCTTTTTCCCCTGCTCGACGGCACGCCGGTCGCCGGGCCGGGCGGCTACACCAGCCAATCCATCCGCGAGGCCTGGCGCCGCCGCGTGCAGCAACAGCTGCCCTGGGGCCAGACCGGCGGCCATGCCGACACCACCGAGGCCATCGAACGCACCCTGGCCATCGCCGTGCGCTACGCGCGGCATCCCGCCCAACTGGCCGAAGCGGTGGCGAGCAACACGCTGCTCACCCAAAGCGATGAGACGGTGGTGTCCATGACGGTCGCCTTCGGCGCGGTTTTGGGCCTTTTGGTCCAGGGCCATGCCCTCGACGGTCGCATTTCGGGCAAACTCATGGATCTGGTGAGCAGCGGCGCGCTGCCCTTTCACGCCGTGACCCGCGCCGGGCTGCAACCGCCGCGCCCCGGCGATCCCGATCCGCCGCGCGCCGGACGGTTCGCCTCCCCCGATGCCCTGCTTAGCCCCTCCTACATGGCGCGGGCCGCCGCGGATCCCGAGATCCGCATCGAGCCGGCGTGGAAAGTGTCCCTGGTCTACGGCATGCCCTGCGCCATCTATCATCAGCTGCCCGCCGCCTATTATCTGGCGGCGCGCTTTCGCGACGACTTCGAGGCGGCGGTGCTGCATGCCATCAACGGCGGCGGCCAGAACCAGGCGCGCGCCCTGCTCACCGGCGCGCTGGTCGGGGCGCAAACCGGCGTGAACGGCATTCCCGCGCGTTTTCTCGACGGGCTCATGGAGGGCGAGAGACTGCACGCCCTCGCCCAGGAGCTGGCCGCCCGAGTGTGA
- a CDS encoding metallophosphoesterase — protein MKIQILADMHLEFLMNPAVTPPHRAQALLAAIHDTQADVTVFCGDTYTKGRSCKKARDLIPPERPVILVAGNHEHYGDTYQHSMDRLRKDAAESPGVHFLENEAVEIDGVVFLGCTLWSDMRLFQAGADAGLYSFAQTIEECKQAMNDYRQIRYLSGAGPYRLLHPNDTLRMHAASTAWLAEQFKRYRNRTMVVVTHHAPSSRSVHESYRQDILSAAYASHLDPLVEQSGAALWLHGHNHEVMDYTIAKTRVVANCYGYEYEVALAKGFRPDWVVEV, from the coding sequence ATGAAAATCCAGATTCTTGCCGATATGCACCTGGAGTTTCTGATGAATCCGGCCGTCACGCCGCCGCACCGAGCGCAGGCGCTCTTGGCCGCCATCCACGATACGCAGGCCGATGTGACGGTTTTTTGCGGGGACACCTACACCAAGGGGCGCTCGTGCAAAAAGGCCCGCGATCTGATCCCCCCCGAGCGCCCGGTCATTTTGGTCGCCGGCAATCATGAACACTACGGCGACACCTATCAGCACTCCATGGACCGGCTGCGCAAGGACGCCGCGGAAAGTCCGGGGGTGCACTTTCTGGAAAACGAGGCTGTGGAGATCGATGGCGTGGTGTTTTTGGGCTGCACGCTCTGGAGCGATATGCGCCTGTTTCAGGCAGGCGCCGACGCGGGGCTCTACAGCTTTGCGCAAACCATCGAGGAATGCAAACAGGCGATGAACGACTATCGACAGATCCGCTATCTCTCGGGCGCCGGCCCCTATCGACTCCTGCACCCCAACGACACCCTGCGCATGCACGCCGCATCGACGGCATGGCTGGCCGAGCAATTCAAACGCTACCGCAACCGCACCATGGTGGTCGTGACGCACCACGCGCCGAGCAGCCGCTCGGTCCATGAGAGCTATCGGCAAGACATCCTGAGCGCCGCCTACGCCTCGCACCTCGATCCCCTGGTGGAGCAATCGGGGGCGGCGTTGTGGCTCCACGGCCATAACCACGAGGTGATGGACTACACCATTGCAAAGACAAGAGTGGTCGCAAACTGCTACGGCTATGAATATGAGGTGGCGCTCGCCAAGGGGTTTCGCCCCGATTGGGTCGTGGAGGTTTAA